From the genome of Deltaproteobacteria bacterium:
AGCTCCAGAACCTTGCGCTTCAGCCGGCGACCGCTCCATCTATGAGCCTCACTGTTCATAGCTACTCCCGAGTATGCCTGTTCGCCCCGCCTCCTGTGCAGCTGCGGTGGCTATCTCCCCCATATAATCACCCCCTTTACTCCATGCAAGCAACCGCTACTGGGCCCAGATGCTACTCGAAGGCAGCCCAGCCCTTTTCTGTTGGCACTCTCAGGAGGTGCACTCTGCGTCAAACTGTTCGTTGCACCGCTGCTGGCAATGCGCTATACTTGTGCCGCTTTGATCATTTCAGGCAGAGAAGGGAGCAGATGATGACAGCCAATGAAAACCTCATCAAAGTCTACGAGTATGCTCTGAACCAGGAACAGACCGGCATGAGTTTTTTCCAGACCTCGCTGCAGCGCCTTGGCATAGGAGCGGCAGTGAACGCTTTCAAGCGTCTGATCGAGGAGGAGGAAAAACATATCGTTTTCATCAGCACTATCATTGAGAATCTGAAACAGGGAAGGGATCTGGATCTGGATAAGGTGAAAGAAGTTGTCCTGGAGCCGACCAATTACTTTGATGACCGGGCAAAATCCGAATTCTTGCAGCAGTGTGTGGAGGGGTCCATGGTGCCTGATGTAACCGTGTTCAACACTGCCTGGCTCATCGAAAAAGATCTCAGTGAATTCTATGCTGCTGCCGCCAGAAACACAGAAGGAAGAGCCAGCGAAGCCTTTGCCATGCTTTCCCGCTGGGAAAAGGCCCACGAAAAGTTCTTCAAGGAATACCGGGACAAGATTGCCGCAGTGTACGCCACCATGCCCTGGGGTGGATGAAGGTCCTTCCACCATGCCCTGGGGTGGATGAAGGTCCTTCGTTGGTTATCACACATCCCATAGGCCTAACGTCGGTGAATGCTGGGATATTGTCGAAGCGGCGTATATTCGTCCCGCCTCCCCTTGCTTTTGTTACTATCACTATCTCTTTTTCCAAGGAAGGCGGGGCAATATCCGCAGCGAGGGCTGTCACAAGCTATCATTCAGGGGAGCAGGTTCGCTACCGGAGCAGCCCGAGCGTAAGCGATGACAATGTCCCAGCATTCACCCTGTGGCCCGTCATTGTTACTCCTCATAAGACAAAAAAACTTAGCGGACTCCGATTGCATCTCCTCTAGTTTCATCAATTACATCATATCCTTATCACTTTCTTCCACGGCCCGATCGATCTCCGCCTTCAACTGCGGCGGCAGTCCAGGTATATCCACGCTCAAAAACCCCCTCACTATGGTGGCAGTAGCCTCGTCTTCGGAAAGTCCCCGCGACATGAGATAGAGTATTTCTTCCTGGGCAATCTTGCCCACAGCAGCTTCATGAGACATCTCCACTCCGTCCACCTTGCCCTGCAGCTCGGGAATGGCATGAATACTGCCGCCATTGAGGATTAGCCCCCGACACTCCAGATGAGCCTTGACCCCGGGGACCTCACCCACCAGGTCTCCCCGGGCAATTATGTGCCCGCCATTGCTGATGGTCCGCGCAATAATTTCGGCCCGGGTCTCCGCTTCCTGCAGAATAATCCGGCCGCCCACATCCATAGTCGAACCTGGACTTCCCACGAGCAGGCTGTAGAAGCGCGCCACAGCCCCCCTGCCCACCAGATGTGTGGTGGGATACATTTGCAGCGATTTCACCGGCTTCATGCAGATGTAGTTGTTCAGGAAAAGCCCCCCTTCTTCCACCACGCCCACTGATCTGGGCCGCACTGCCATCTCCTCTGCCCAGTTGTGAATCATGGTAAAGCTGAGAGTGGCATTCTTCTTGATGAAGAATTCAGAGATGCCCACATGGAGGCCGCGGCGCAGATGGGCAGCAGTGGCGCAGCCAGTGATCACATGCAATTCAGAGCCCTCTTCGGCAATAATCAGATTGTGCACATTCTGACTCGAGCCTTCCCTGTCAATATAAAGGCAGGCCTGCACCGGATAGATCACCTTGCTGCCTGGCAGGGCCCTGATCACATAGCCGTCTTGCAGATTCAACTGGGCGCTGGCGGTATACTTGTCTGTGTCGACCTGGACGAGCTTCCAGTAGTAGTCTTTGACCCAGTCATACTGCTCCAGGGCCTGCCTTATTGGTATCACCTCCAGGCCATCCTGTTTCGAGTGGCAGTGTATCACTGAGGCGCCCTTCTGCACGTAAGTGCCGGCCCGGTCTCTTTCCTGCACGTCGACTCCTGCCAGCAGCAGCCTGGACTGGTCTTCTGCCGGCAGGCTTCTCAGGTCTTCAATGTAGTCCTCCTGGCCAGGTTCAACCGTGTAGGCGTCAAGATCAATATCTTCACCAATGGCAGCCTTCTTGTCCCTGGCTCGCTCAGCCCTCTCATTTAAATCAAGCATCGTACACACTCCTCGTAGCCGACCTCACCTATACATTCCAGAATCTCCTGGGGATTGCTCTTGCAGCTGAGTACACCGTTGTAGAGCACCTGGGCCTTGTCCGCTGTAACATAATCCAGGATGAAGCCTGTGTGGGTGATGATGAGGCCCATCTTGGTCCGCTCCTGGCGCAGCTGCAACCTGGTTTTTTTGTCCGGGTGCGGCGGTAGTTCACGCTGAAGCAGTTCGCTGATGGTCATGCCTATGAGCGAGATATTCTCCAGATCCACGCCAGACTCGGGCTCATCGAAGAGAATGAGGTCCGGGTCCTGCGCCATGAGCTGCAGCAGTTCAGACCGCTTGATCTCGCCTCCGGAAAAGCCGGCATTGATGTCCCGCTCTAGAAAGTCAGCAAAATTTACCCTTCTGGCCAGGCTCTCCACCTCGATGCCGTTGCTGGCACAGATTTCCACCATCTGTCTCGTCTTCAATCCATGAATAGTGGGGGGGCGCTGATACGACATGCCTATGCCAAGTTTGGCTCGCTCGTTCACCGGCAGATCAGTGATGTCTCGGCCTTTGAAGGAAATTCTTCCACCAGTGACCCTGTACTGCGGATATCCCATGATGGTCATCAGCAGCGATGTCTTCCCGGAGCCATTGGGACCAAAAAGAACGTGCGTTTCCCCCGGGGGGATTTCCAGGTCAATGTGCTTCAGTATTTCCCGATCCCCAAGCTCCACCTGCAAGTCTTCAATTACCAGCATACTTTCCTCTCCTTTATTCACTGGCGCTCTTTGCCGACCGGCTCACACCCTGGGCATTATCCCTGGTTATTGCAAGATCCTTTACCCGAGCTCTCAGCTGATTGTGCTGCATCCGCACTTGGCAACCTGTGTTGTTTCAGCTGGTTAGTGTTTATTGACACCTCGTGATGTCTCTGCAGCATGGCAGCAGTTCCGGCGCTGCAGCATTTGTTGCCAGCAGACCATCTCATGAATCATCCGACCTCAGGAAAAAATCGAGAGCACTCAAAAAATGCGTATACGCTGCAGGATAAGCCCTGAGCCGTTTGGCAAAGGCTGCCGCTGTACTCACTGCCTTTTCCTCGAGACTGCGCTCACCGGTTGCCTGGGCCAAACGCAGCAGGTTCATTGCTGCCACTGAATTGCTCGAGGGCACTGCGCCGTCATAGATCTCTTTTGTCTGCTTTATCAGCACCTCGTTCTCCTTGCCGTTGAACAGAAAACCTCCTCCCTTGTTATCCCAGAACAGCTCCAGCATGGCTCCAGTGAGAGCCAGGGCTTTCTCCAGGTAGCCGTCCTCAGAGGTGGCCTCGTAGAGCTCCAGCAGTCCCCAGACAAGAAAACTATAGTCGTCGGCAAAACCCTGATAAGCTGCTTCTCCCTGGCGGAAGCGCCTGAGCAGCCGCGGGCCAGGCCTCTCGAGGGCCTCCTCTATGAAATGGGCTGCTCTTCGGCCCGCCCGCAGAAACTTCTCATTTGCCATCGCCCGGTAGCCTCTGGCCATGGCCGCTATCATGAGTCCATTCCATGAGGTAAGTATTTTGTCATCCTTGAGCGGATGGATCCTTTTTTCCCTGGCATCAAACAACCGCTTCCTGGCAGACTCGAGTATCTTCGCCAGTCCAGCCGCATCCATCCCTTCCCCTGCGGCGAATTCTTCCAGGCTCATTCGAATGTGCGGAATGCTGCGGCCGCCCTCGAAGTTGCCGTTGGGGCCAACATCGTAGAAGCAGCAGAAGAGCTCGGCCTCTTCTTTGCTCAGATGCTGCCGTACTTCCTCTGGCGTCCAGGTGTAAAAACGCCCCTCTTCACCCTCGCTGTCAGCATCTTCTGCCGTGTAGAAGCCTCCCTCCCGCGCCGTCATGTCGCGAAGCACATAGTTTAGAATATCTGCAGCCACCTCCCCGTAAAACGGC
Proteins encoded in this window:
- a CDS encoding SufD family Fe-S cluster assembly protein; its protein translation is MLDLNERAERARDKKAAIGEDIDLDAYTVEPGQEDYIEDLRSLPAEDQSRLLLAGVDVQERDRAGTYVQKGASVIHCHSKQDGLEVIPIRQALEQYDWVKDYYWKLVQVDTDKYTASAQLNLQDGYVIRALPGSKVIYPVQACLYIDREGSSQNVHNLIIAEEGSELHVITGCATAAHLRRGLHVGISEFFIKKNATLSFTMIHNWAEEMAVRPRSVGVVEEGGLFLNNYICMKPVKSLQMYPTTHLVGRGAVARFYSLLVGSPGSTMDVGGRIILQEAETRAEIIARTISNGGHIIARGDLVGEVPGVKAHLECRGLILNGGSIHAIPELQGKVDGVEMSHEAAVGKIAQEEILYLMSRGLSEDEATATIVRGFLSVDIPGLPPQLKAEIDRAVEESDKDMM
- a CDS encoding ABC transporter ATP-binding protein gives rise to the protein MLVIEDLQVELGDREILKHIDLEIPPGETHVLFGPNGSGKTSLLMTIMGYPQYRVTGGRISFKGRDITDLPVNERAKLGIGMSYQRPPTIHGLKTRQMVEICASNGIEVESLARRVNFADFLERDINAGFSGGEIKRSELLQLMAQDPDLILFDEPESGVDLENISLIGMTISELLQRELPPHPDKKTRLQLRQERTKMGLIITHTGFILDYVTADKAQVLYNGVLSCKSNPQEILECIGEVGYEECVRCLI
- a CDS encoding thioredoxin domain-containing protein, which produces MNRLAQEKSPYLLQHAENPVDWYPWGEEAFARARAEDKPIFLSIGYSTCHWCHVMAHESFEDLEVGRLLNESFVSIKVDREERPDVDATYMAVCQAVTLRGGWPLSIFMTWEGKPFYAGTYFPRTGRMGMPGFIELLTQIAAAWQKDRSQLLQLSDKITRGIQPRAAGDAGSVPGLATLQKGFAQLRQTFDQTWGGFGQAPKFPTPHNLTFLLRWYRRQHNSQALAMVKKTLTQMRMGGIYDQLGHGFHRYSVDEKWLVPHFEKMLYDQALLAIVYAETYQLTGEPFYGEVAADILNYVLRDMTAREGGFYTAEDADSEGEEGRFYTWTPEEVRQHLSKEEAELFCCFYDVGPNGNFEGGRSIPHIRMSLEEFAAGEGMDAAGLAKILESARKRLFDAREKRIHPLKDDKILTSWNGLMIAAMARGYRAMANEKFLRAGRRAAHFIEEALERPGPRLLRRFRQGEAAYQGFADDYSFLVWGLLELYEATSEDGYLEKALALTGAMLELFWDNKGGGFLFNGKENEVLIKQTKEIYDGAVPSSNSVAAMNLLRLAQATGERSLEEKAVSTAAAFAKRLRAYPAAYTHFLSALDFFLRSDDS